One stretch of Zingiber officinale cultivar Zhangliang chromosome 6B, Zo_v1.1, whole genome shotgun sequence DNA includes these proteins:
- the LOC121989547 gene encoding pectinesterase inhibitor 28-like: MAASLPPPSPPLPLFLFFAFAAASSFAVVVHSHRDAPSLAAGSLIASTCNRTLYYDVCVASLSSRPRSRRADLQGLAAIALEVSLAHAKVTVALAKNLSRRHDASGGEGHTYAAWCLRDCVEEYKEAVDVLRQSSAALRRGAYYDVNDLVSSAMTYSDTCESAYADKPGLQSPFAERSEYFFKLCSVAIAIANLLP, encoded by the coding sequence ATGGcggcttctcttcctcctccttcaccGCCGCTGCCTCTCTTCTTGTTCTTCGCATTCGCCGCCGCATCTTCATTTGCTGTCGTGGTCCATTCCCACCGCGACGCACCTTCCCTCGCCGCCGGCAGCCTCATCGCCTCCACCTGCAACCGCACGCTCTACTACGACGTCTGTGTCGCCTCCCTCTCCTCCCGCCCCAGAAGCCGCCGCGCTGACCTTCAGGGACTCGCCGCCATCGCCCTCGAAGTCAGCCTCGCACACGCCAAGGTCACCGTCGCCCTCGCCAAGAACCTCTCCAGGCGCCACGACGCCAGCGGCGGGGAAGGCCACACCTACGCCGCCTGGTGCCTGAGAGACTGCGTCGAGGAGTACAAGGAGGCCGTGGACGTGCTCCGGCAGTCCTCCGCCGCACTTCGCCGCGGAGCCTACTACGACGTAAACGACCTCGTCTCCAGCGCCATGACCTACTCCGACACTTGCGAGAGCGCCTACGCCGACAAGCCCGGGCTGCAGTCGCCCTTCGCGGAGAGGAGCGAGTACTTCTTCAAGCTCTGTAGCGTCGCCATTGCCATCGCCAATCTCCTCCCATGA
- the LOC121989545 gene encoding uncharacterized protein LOC121989545, whose translation MLKREALRSCFSLFGFLRSDRSPSMALNKPLLCAHSCGFSQMRVAKETRKHEGKFLVRMDIGSTGCPCNGLSLISSLEHHSGVPRRADDKNLKWNVLAPHRQVNRDSEAILSEDLRLKLVNGDGSCKHVNHFGFLGLSGGEKMIVAVDVDEVLGSFLSVLNKFIADRYSSNHSVAEYHVYEFFKVWKCSRAEADIRVHEFFKTSYFKSGIRPIPGAQHALHNLSTFCNLSVVTSRQNAIKDHTVEWIEEHYPGLFQEIYFGNHFALDGVSRPKSDICRSLGAHVLIDDNPKYAIECAEIGMRVLLFDYDNSYPWCKSDSAISHPLVTKVHNWQEVELQLLSWVPR comes from the exons ATGTTAAAGAGAGAAGCTCTGCGGTCGTGCTTTTCTCTGTTTGGATTCCTTCGAAGTGATCGTTCTCCTTCGATGGCTTTGAATAAGCCTCTCCTGTGTGCTCATTCCTGTGGGTTCAGCCAGATGAGGGTAGCTAAGGAGACAAGAAAACACGAAGGGAAGTTTTTGGTTCGCATGGACATTGGTTCCACCGGTTGTCCCTGCAATGGATTGAGCTTGATCAGCAGCTTGGAGCACCACAGTGGTGTTCCTAGGAGAGcagatgataaaaatttgaagtGGAATGTTTTGGCACCCCATCGCCAAGTTAATCGTGATTCTGAAGCCATTCTATCAGAGGATTTGAGGTTGAAGTTGGTGAATGGAGATggatcatgtaaacatgtaaatCATTTTGGATTTCTGGGCCTTTCAGGTGGTGAGAAGATGATTGTCGCTGTTGATGTTGATGAAG TCTTGGGAAGCTTTCTTTCAGTTTTGAACAAATTTATTGCGGATCGCTACTCCTCAAATCATTCCGTTGCAGAGTACCATGTCTACGAGTTTTTCAAG GTCTGGAAATGTTCTCGAGCTGAAG CTGATATCCGTGTCCATGAGTTCTTCAAAACTTCTTACTTCAAATCTGGCATTCGTCCAATCCCTGGTGCACAGCATGCTCTCCATAATCTGTCTACTTTTTGCAACCTATCTGTGGTAAC ttCTCGTCAGAATGCTATTAAGGATCACACAGTTGAATGGATAGAAGAGCATTATCCAGGCTTGTTTCAGGAAATTTACTTTGGCAATCATTTTGCTCTAGATGGAGTATCAAGGCCAAAGTCTGATATTTGCAG ATCTCTGGGAGCACATGTCCTCATCGACGACAATCCAAAATATGCTATCGAATGTGCAGAAATTGGCATGAGAGTACTACTCTTTGATTACGACAACTCGTATCCTTGGTGCAAGTCAGATTCAGCAATCTCACATCCTTTAGTGACAAAGGTTCACAATTGGCAGGAGGTAGAGTTGCAGCTGCTCTCGTGGGTACCAAGATAG